tttctgaaccgcttcatcctcattagggtcgtgggggggtgctggagccaatcccagctgtttccTGGCCTGTGGCCAGGGCTAGATTTGAAATTCTGTTTTTAACAATAGCTTTGTACTAACCGatgattcaaatattttgaggacacaaccatttttttttcaatgtttaaatacatacattttttcaatgtttaaatacatacatttttttcaatgtttaaatacatgcatttttttcaatggttaaatacatacattttaccCTATACAAGATGATGTTTTAACTAAtatagtatatttttaaaattgttctaTTTGTACTAATGAGTGcaaatttttaaaacatactctttttttaaatatataatttctTGCATCATTCCTATTTAGACATTTAGAAACCTCTTCTCATAGTGTAACATTTTTAGTTACCTCGAACATGTTTTTTACCCCCCCAAATCATCtcaactcattagctgccagcTTCCCTCAGTCAAAAATCGGACGTCAATCGCCGTCAATAACACTGAAACCCACTTTCTCGCCCGCAGTTTCAAGCTTGAGGCCAAAAGCATGAAAGGGCTGaaggagcagcagcagcatcacAGGGATCTGCTCGCCGCCATGTTGGCGCAGGACTCCGTCGGCCCCCTCCGCGGTCCCGCGCCGTTCGAAGACGAGACGGACTACGACGAGGAAGACGACGCCACGGAGCTTCTGGGTGAGTCCGCCGTGGCGCTCGGTATTGATTTTTTGCGACTTAGTGGTTGAGGCGCCCTTTTCCAAGTGGCCTGTCACTTCATTGAGTGAGAGCGGAAGGCCGCCGGAGGATTTGCACACCTCATTTAGAAAGACAGAAGCCGTGCACACAAGTAGGATGGCCCCCCAGAGTGGCGGTCCCTACTTATTGATCCCCCCAGGCCTTATTGATCGGCTCCCCTGAGGTGGCAAGCTTTTGtgttggttgattttttttatttatggccAAGGGCAGTTTGCGACTAGACTTAGGTAAAAGGCTTCGTGCAGGTTGCCCTCTAGCGGTACTGAGGTGTCATCACGGTTATTTTCGTCAATgtattttaaatagaaatagatTTAAATATGACCTATTTTTACCTTGAGAGGTTTGGatttttgtaatatatttttcaatcattttggaTAGTTTTGACAAGAAATTATCATCTTAttctatttttaatcattttcaaaatacatCTTTTCAACCTAAATTAAACATAATTAAAGTATAATCATGATTAGATATACTCATCTCcaccctctttttttaaataatttgaatAAATGACCTCTCCAccctcttttttaaaataatttgaataaatgaatgatcttTTGGCACATGCTAAAAAATGTACTCATTATTCCTAtgagttccattttttttcttattggttTTCTGTGGTATTTTGCATGTAGTGCTTTGTTAACCACTAGGTGGAGCCCTTAATGTTTGGCAAATTTTGCTTAACTGTCGTTCGCGCTTCTGTAAAAAGTTGAAACCCCGACATTGGTGTCACTTCGCGAACACGTTCTGACGTCGAATCTGAACACTGCTTTtagaaggaaaaagaaaaaaaaacaatctaataaAAAGTGTGGTTGGGGCTGTTAAGGTTTACAACAACTTTTATAAAACTTTCCAAACTGTGATGTGTGCACGGCCACATCTGATTCCCATCTGCGCCCCCCACGAGTGTTCGCGCGCGGGTTTGGTGGGGGTCCACCATTGGAAAGACATCTTTATTATACCCAATTCTACTTTTTATCGTCTTCTCTTACTTAATTTGTCTTAATGTACACAGCGCAGCCATCAAACTCATTTGGCCCGCCACGTAAATCCACTCGGCGTGACtcgttaaaaaagaaaaataacaaaaatattcaatcgTATTTCTTTCAAGAATATTGAGTGTTcatagaaatatttttcaaaaataaataataatcaaaggATTTTGGAACGTCTTGAGAATGAACTGACTATTGGTCGCTTTGCTTACAGAGGACCTGGACGACCTCCGAATGGAAGGCGTCAACGCTTTGGCCCCGTCCGGCTGCAAGTTCAGTCGGGGCCGCGGCTCTTACCAGTCGGAACCTCAGGCCAAAGTCACGCTCAACATCTGCTCCCGGTGCGCCAGGTAAGGGAGAGCGCGTCACGGCACCTCCATAGCGAGCGACAACGCCTTATCTGTCGGTGCGACGTCGCCGCGTGCCCGTTGTTTGGGCTGGGCGACGTGCCTGTTTTCTTCTCCGCGTTCTTATCAGTCTGGGCTGTTTTCGCACGTCCCGCAGCGGGATGAATGTTATCGCAGGATCGCGTTCTGCCGCTTGGATGTCACAATCGTGTCGTAATTTATACGACTTGGCTCGTTTGTCATCTGCCTTTATTTCGGCGTAATTGTACCATAGAATTGacataaaaagtattttaacaCATAGTGGAGTTTCAATCAAATAGATAAAATAAGCAACTTTTTTCAATTGACACTCCAATCCACCatggcattatttttttataatccaAAACATCTCCAAAGAACATTGACAATAATCCTAAAATGACTAAGTTAATACATAGCATGATAAACCCCATTAATTAGTGCAGTTATATATTTAGTTGATATATTTTCTATCATTAAATCCTCAACATGTACTATAATTTACAAGACAAAAATATGTAATTAACTAAATTCATTTAGAAAAAATTCAAGGATTAAAAAAACGAAGTATTTGCCATtcaagttattttattttgaaaaacgttTGTCAATTCactctaaaaaaaagaaattgtagtAGTGTCATACACTATTTTtcaacagaaaaataaacaaaaaaacatcaatacaaTCTAGCTTTATACAAACATAGACAAAGTtcaacagaaaaataaacaaaaaaacatatcaaTACAATCTAGCTTTATATGAACATAACTTAAGCATGACTCACATGTCCTGCGTCAGGATATTTGTAAGCTAGCCATAACTATATGCCTTATCCAAAAAGGAAGCCGTTATGTAAACAGACGGATTCTATCGCAGTCccatgttgtttgtttgtcatccTTTCTTCCTTGCTTGTATAACTCATCTTGCGGGAGATCAGCAGTCGATGGAAAAAACCAAATCTGACAATTGTAGGTAACATCGCAACTCAATGATGGGAATTGTATCACATTGCAATTTTAGCCAATGTTCACAAAtccaatcatattttatatttcatgataaatCGCACCCCATTATCGAGcccaaaagcatattttggtgATTCGGGAATCCCgttttttagaatattttttttgtctggcagGTTGCAGGGCGACAGCCTCTCCAGCGGCCCACCCCAGGAAACTCCGCGACCTCCGCGACCTCCCGTGTCCGAACGAGCCGTTCCCGACATCTCGTGTGAGTGCCAAAAACGTCAGCGCGTCTCCACTTCACCTTCACCTCAATGCCGTCTCATCTTTCTCGCAGCCTCCTCGCCCGGGGTGGACGCTTTGACGacaacgacggcggcggcggcggcgagacgCTTGCAGGAATGCGAGGCGCCGTCTCGCGTGTCCACCAACGCCGTAAGTCTCACGTGATGGCGTGATGTATTTACATGGGAGGGTTTTGTTCCaaggccgcgggccggtaagGTATACTTGCCCATTTAGTGACTCGTTATTTGAGCGTGCTATCGTGTTAGCAACGGTTAGCCCAGCGAGAACAAAGTGTCGTAGCCCGATAATGCAAAAAGTTCGATAAAATATTCAAAAGTCGATGCTCGCTAACACATGGTGCGCATTAGCGGGGAAGGTGCGAGATTTTCAGGTCTCCGCGTACGATGAAAAGCTTTCGTTTCATTTTGCGAAGGAACGACGCCTCGCCGTCGTTGCCGacgcgtcgccgccgccgctttgATTGGGTCTGCTCTCAGTTagcgcctcgcctcgcctcgccgcATCTGCGGCGCACACACCCGCACGCAGTAACGTCTCGGCTCGGCTCCGAGTCgccctttattattattttttcttcttgaggTCGGATTTAAAATTGTCGTAAAAAGTTGTGTGTCGAAACGCTTAGATAGAGGCAATTACCAAAACAAAAGGGAGAGAgtgagaaaaatgatttttggagtTCATTATGGAATGGCGTCCATGCGGCGGCCAATCCAAATTGGGGGAAAACCCACTGTATCGGAGAGGAAGGCTATGCGAAGCATTACGCTTGCTAGCACATTGGGAGAGAGGCTATTCGCTTTTtgttttatgatttttattaaCAATTGGCTTTTTAGTTTTGGCATTAAAAGTAGAATAGGCCTTCAATCTTGGATTGGATTttattgtaaaaagaaaatgccTTCATAGTCTATTGAATCGTAATACATTTCTATTCTGCtatattttcaatatatttctaaatattatatcatttttaaaaatttgatcCTCCACTTATTGCCATTTAAAGTTCTGTACTTTCCCCCTTTTAGACCACgccaacaagaagaaaaaaaagtctaaaatacgGGCTTGTtaccatttttcccccctcagtTTATGATTCAACATTTCTTTGAAATGATGACATGTTGTACAGCACCTGTCCTCAATTTAGCTTGTAAAAACTGTTAAcggttgttattattattttggccCGCTCCCCCTTTCCTTCCAAGGCGATAAATGTCCCGCCGCTACAAGAAAATGTCCTTAAAgaacccgttttttttttccgtcccgGATCAAACCCAGCGACGGTCGGCGCCGTAAAGCCATTTTGCCAGGGGGGAAACTGCTCATTTGTCCACTGCGTGCAGGAAAATGAGCGTGATGGAAGGCAGACGCTGTTGTGGCGCTTTATGTTCCGTTTCCACGGCGATGTACCACGCACGCGGCCCCCTTCTTATTTCATTTGGACTTTGGCAGCCCGGGCCACGTCATCCCACCCGTCCGTACTCGGCCCGGCTTTCGAAAGCCTCGCCGTCCAAATTGCGAGACGACACCAGCGCGAGCTTCGCGGGGGGATTCCCTCCTTTGCTCATCTCGCGCGCCGCCTGACCGCGAAACGCCACACGCCGAGACTTGGCAAAATGTCTCGCCATCGGCTTTTTtgaactccctattaaaagccAATATTGCGCTGGTACACGCTTTGATCTCTCGCCCGTAAAATAATAACAGACACGGCTCTGATTTTTCCAGTAATTGACTGCAAATGATATGAAAGGAGTttaattgaagttttttttttttcctatgtcACTTTCCCTCTTTTCTgcccccccccttcccctcaTCTACCGCCTTCACGATAGCGTCAGTCTGTCTGGGACGCTGATGTCAAAGCTTGGAGGGCTGGAGGTCTGCTGCTGGGGGACCCCCTCTTCTCCAAGGAGCTGGAGAGCATGGGCAAGCAGCTAGCCGGTACGTACGTGTCCTTTGCGGCTTAGTCTGTGGTGACGATTTCAAGGGTGAACACCAACACGGCACCCTTGGTGACCCATTATAGATCTAGGCAAATAACGCCCGACATAACCCATTCCATCGCTAatcattttaaacaatatgACGCCATCTCTGGCAAAGGTTTAGCGACGTGGAATACGAGGTGGCTAATATCTGTTCATTTCTTACAATCTGAACTAAACAAAGCAAAGTCACATAGTCTTAAAATCAATTACAGAAGTAGATGTTTATCAGTTAATAGCAACCAGGTACCCGACCGAGCATTGTAGCAAAATAAGAACCATTGTTGTCCATAACTGAGTGTAAAAAAGAATAACAAAGAGGCCCGACTTGGCATTggggaatatttttattttcgttTTTATTAATGGCATGaaagttatttttcttttagcaTATCGCTTGGCGCCGCACTCATCTTTTTCTGTACGTAGACGCCCGCCCTCACGTGTCTTTGATTTGACGTCGAGCTCCCGTCGGGCGTCTGAACGAGCTAATTGGCCGCTCTGCAGTCTTTATTAGCCGCTAACACGTTCCATGTTTGGAGGTGACCTGCGCCGTCGCCTGGCGATGGGCCGTGAAATCGTTCGGCTTCAAgcacgttaaaaaaaagtttattaaaatatgtattctCATTTTTCACTATTAACTCTTTGACTTCCATTTACAGCGATAGAAGTCTCATCGACGGATTATACGTTGTCAATGACTGTGAAACTTCGATGGACATTGAGCCGCTCTGCTAATTTGCGTTCGTTTTGCCCCCGCCGACCTCTTCCCGTCGCCGCTGTTTATTGAACGTCGCACGTAGCGTCTGACGTTTCGCTCCCGGTGAGTCACGCTCGTTAGGACCGCCAGCCTGAGCCAAGATCTCGCACAAAAGCATCAACAATTTGCCGGGGGAAAAACTGAGCCCACTGTTGGCTGAGtcacttttgtttaaaaatgggTCGATGCAACACGTGTCAACAAAACGCCGCGGGGTGATTGTTTTTCTTGCTGGCGTGATTCACAGGATGTGTAAATATTAGCTCGACTGTTCTCACcgcggcatttttttttttccccgctggCCGGCGGATCAATCATTTTCCGTGAATATTTGCAAGTGAGGATGACATGTTTGCTTTCCCGCAGGAATGAAGTCAacgttgattttaaaaaagtgctcATTGGGATGACGTCCAATCGTCAACGCCCAACCTCctaaaattgtcattttgtcaATCTTCCCAACAGAGGTGGAGAAAGACTTGGCCAAGCTGGCCGAAGCGGGCAAATCGCACGCCCGGAACAACCCGGCGGGCGGAAGCCTCATGCGGAGCCTCCCCGACACGCTGCCCCTCGCCGGCTTCCCGTACGGGGCTCGCTCGGCCAGCGGCGGCTTCTCGGGCAAGGCGGGCGCCGCCTTCCCGCCCCCCGCCAGCCCCGGCTCGGCGTCCCCGCGCCCGACGGCCAGGGCCCGCGCCTTCAGCAACCCCGGCAGCAGGACGCACACGCCCGGGACGCCCAACAGCCTGCGCTCGGGCTTCTACGGCCACAAGGAGGCCGCCGGGGGCTTCCGGCGGTCGCGGAGTCGACCGGTCACGCCCACCGGGCGGCCGGCGTACACCCGCCGCCTGCTGACGCCGCCCGGGTTGAGCACCACCGACAGCCTGGGGGCCAGCCTGAGGGCTTACCTGTCCGAGGTACGACCGCCCGCCATGAtactcggtcttttggtcgcccagaagattattgataattaccatttaaatggttgctcaaattccctcaatacaaactgtgaatgactatttagtcatacttaatgccctattaattattaggctaaagaaaagctccaaatttcccggacttttagttttttgttggtgaacttgttaagaccctgactgacgtcgcttcttaaagggacaacgcacgtacacacaaactcttctacactcacacgtcggctcagtgaaactgctcatggccattgttggcttttaatgatgcgtagaccgtgttgttttactttgttttgtcgccggtcttttggtcgcccgttgttgcggtcggggcgaccaaatcATTTTTTGCCCGTGTGTTTCAGGATGAGTTTTACCAGCGGTTGCAGGCCATCCGGCAGCCTTGGCACCTCCCCGGCGACTTGGACGGCGGCGACATGGCAGAGCCTCCCGAGCAAGACAAAAGTAAGCCTTTCCTCTGCGTCACTTTTGAACTTATGTCATGACGACAACGGTGGCGAAAGGGAGCCGCGATAAATCAATGGCAGCTGACAAAAAGATTTTAGTGGTCATCTCATTTGGACGTGGAAAATGCAAATTGGATTTCAATAAAGCGAGAAAATAttgacagacaaacaaaaagcGAGTGAATATCAAAGACTGGCTGGCGCCTTGCTGACCACGTTTTACTCCGTTAGAACGCAAAATattttgcccaaaaaaatgtgtttaattcaaTCCAGCCATGTCCcaaaatcttaaaaaaatgacagtatagtaatgcttttatcttaaaaaacgacatagtgtatatatagtaaggctttttttcgtaaaaaaaacaacatagtatatattgtaaggcttttttctttaaaaaacgacatagtatagtaaggcatttttttcttaaaaaaacgacattgtatagtaaggctgttttcttaaaaaaaacgacatagtatagtaaggcttttttcgtaaaaaaacgacatagtatagtaaggctttttctcttaaaaaacgacatagtatagtaaggctttttttcataaaaaacgacatagtatagtaaggctttttttcataaaaaacgacatagtatagtaaggcttttttcgtaaaaaaacgacatagtatagtaaggctttttctcttaaaaaaacgacatagtatagtaaggctttttttcataaaaaacgacatagtatagtaaggctttttttcataaaaaacgacatagtatagtaaggctttttttcataaaaaacgacatagtatagtaaggctttttttcataaaaaacgacatagtatagtaaggcttttttcgtaaaaaaacgacatagtatagtaaggctttttctcttaaaaaaacgacatagtatagtaaggctttttttcataaaaaacgacatagtatagtaaggctttttttcataaaaaacgacatagtatagtaaggctttttttcataaaaaacgacatagtatagtaaggctttttttcatatataaacgacatagtatagtaaggcttttttcgtaaaaaaatgacatagtatagtaaggctttttttcataaaaaacgacatagtatattaaggctttttctcttaaaaaacgacatagtatagtaaggcttttttcttaaaaaaaacaacatagtatagtaaggctttttttttcttaaaaaagacatagtatagtaaggcttttttcttaaaaaaaaacaacatagtatagtaaggctttttttcttaaaaaagacatagtatagtaaggctttttttttcttaaaaaaacgacattgtatagtaaggctgttttcttaaaaaaaagacatagtatagtaaggcttttttcgtaaaaaatacgacatagtatagtaaggctttttctcttaaaaaacgacatagtatagtaaggctttttttcataaaaaacgacatagtatagtaaggctttttttcataaaaaacgacatagtatagtaaggcttttttcgtaaaaaaacgacatagtatagtaaggctttttctcttaaaaaaacgacatagtatagtaaggctttttttcataaaaaacgacatagtatagtaaggctttttttcataaaaaacgacatagtatagtaaggctttttttcataaaaaacgacatagtatagtaaggctttttttcataaaaaacgacatagtatagtaaggcttttttcgtaaaaaaacgacatagtatagtaaggctttttctcttaaaaaaacgacatagtatagtaaggctttttttcataaaaaacgacatagtatagtaaggctttttttcataaaaaacgacatagtatagtaaggctttttttcataaaaaacgacatagtatagtaaggctttttttcatataaaaacgacatagtatagtaaggcttttttcgtaaaaaaataacatagtatagtaaggctttttttcataaaaaacgacatagtatattaaggctttttctcttaaaaaacgacatagtatagtaaggcttttttcttaaaaaaaacaacatagtatagtaaggctttttttcttaaaaaagacatagtatagtaaggcttttttcttaaaaaaaaacaacatagtatagtaaggctttttttcttaaaaaagacatagtatagtaaggcttttttttcttaaaaaacgacattgtatagtaaggctgttttcttaaaaaaacgacatagtatagtaaggcttttttcgtaaaaaaaacgacatagtatagtaaggctttttctcttaaaaaacgacatagtatagtaaggctttttttcataaaaaacgacatagtatagtaaggctttttttcataaaaaacgacatagtatagtaaggcttttttcgtaaaaaaacgacatagtatagtaaggctttttctcttaaaaaaacgacatagtatagtcaggctttttttcataaaaaacgacatagtatagtaaggctttttttcataaaaaacgacatagtatagtaaggctttttttcataaaaaacgacatagtatagtaaggctttttttcataaaaaacgacatagtatagtaaggcttttttcgtaaaaaaacg
This Stigmatopora argus isolate UIUO_Sarg chromosome 17, RoL_Sarg_1.0, whole genome shotgun sequence DNA region includes the following protein-coding sequences:
- the c17h8orf34 gene encoding uncharacterized protein C8orf34 homolog isoform X1, producing the protein MASPQQSRIQSYLESNKIGPLFEELMTKLISETPDRPIPFLIDHLQSKQDSPGKMHRALSGSAALWAQTSPEIKNSRRELHQHDKPWQFHSKKPKKSKSDLAVSSLSPPSPEHKSLPQCPSWDWRDGRDLDELNHILLESKKLGRALESLSRSMTNPDDVDQNLGGFNPVLRPRVVGEWSGRTEEDADPLAAEMMTVPPGKSHVGWSGDGLPLASFKLEAKSMKGLKEQQQHHRDLLAAMLAQDSVGPLRGPAPFEDETDYDEEDDATELLEDLDDLRMEGVNALAPSGCKFSRGRGSYQSEPQAKVTLNICSRCARLQGDSLSSGPPQETPRPPRPPVSERAVPDISSSSPGVDALTTTTAAAAARRLQECEAPSRVSTNARQSVWDADVKAWRAGGLLLGDPLFSKELESMGKQLAEVEKDLAKLAEAGKSHARNNPAGGSLMRSLPDTLPLAGFPYGARSASGGFSGKAGAAFPPPASPGSASPRPTARARAFSNPGSRTHTPGTPNSLRSGFYGHKEAAGGFRRSRSRPVTPTGRPAYTRRLLTPPGLSTTDSLGASLRAYLSEDEFYQRLQAIRQPWHLPGDLDGGDMAEPPEQDKSAGRRSLFSGL
- the c17h8orf34 gene encoding uncharacterized protein C8orf34 homolog isoform X2 codes for the protein MRELMTKLISETPDRPIPFLIDHLQSKQDSPGKMHRALSGSAALWAQTSPEIKNSRRELHQHDKPWQFHSKKPKKSKSDLAVSSLSPPSPEHKSLPQCPSWDWRDGRDLDELNHILLESKKLGRALESLSRSMTNPDDVDQNLGGFNPVLRPRVVGEWSGRTEEDADPLAAEMMTVPPGKSHVGWSGDGLPLASFKLEAKSMKGLKEQQQHHRDLLAAMLAQDSVGPLRGPAPFEDETDYDEEDDATELLEDLDDLRMEGVNALAPSGCKFSRGRGSYQSEPQAKVTLNICSRCARLQGDSLSSGPPQETPRPPRPPVSERAVPDISSSSPGVDALTTTTAAAAARRLQECEAPSRVSTNARQSVWDADVKAWRAGGLLLGDPLFSKELESMGKQLAEVEKDLAKLAEAGKSHARNNPAGGSLMRSLPDTLPLAGFPYGARSASGGFSGKAGAAFPPPASPGSASPRPTARARAFSNPGSRTHTPGTPNSLRSGFYGHKEAAGGFRRSRSRPVTPTGRPAYTRRLLTPPGLSTTDSLGASLRAYLSEDEFYQRLQAIRQPWHLPGDLDGGDMAEPPEQDKSAGRRSLFSGL